GTTCCATCTGCTGCGCAGATGCAATCAACGTAATATCCCGAATCGTCGCATTGGAAGTGTCCTTGATGCTGTTTCCGGATTCAGTAACAAGGCTGCTCATCGCTTTACAGGCTTCTGTATCGCTCTTGCCCGTTGCCTTGCGGAGAAGTGATTCGATGTTGGCAACATGACCTTCCGTTTGGCGAAGGTGATTGTGGAAAGCAGTTGCGAGCTGCTGGTCGGTCGACTTCTCAATCATCTTGGGCAGGGTGTTGGTAATCTTTCGTTCCATGTCGAGAGCTTTTTTTAGATTGCGGATATAGAGCGTACGCAAATCTTCGATATTGCCTGAGAACATCTTCATCGGGGAACTCCTTTGTCTGACCGCACAAACTGTGGGTGCCATGTAAGCAAATGCGGGGAATCGGATTCCGTGGAAAGACGGCAACGTTCGCCGGAGTACTCACGGTCGTGCACGTTCTTGTGTGGGTTGGATGCGGATAGGAGCGTTAGGTTGGCCGACGGAGTGAGGCTCGTGCGGCGCTCCCAATACAGCGATATACTCGGGGTACGTCCTACGAATGGCGCAGTTTTTCGTTTGAAAGAGGGTTTTATGGGTACACATGGCAATCATCCGAGTGGAAACGGCACGAACGGCAACGGATACAAGGTTCCGACAGGCCGGGCGGAGTGGATCGTCAAGCGAAAGGCTGAGGCCGAGCGGACTGGCGACTGGAACATGTCGCAGATGCACTTTGCGCGTAAAGGTTTGATTACTGAAGAGATGGTGTTCGTGGCTGAGCGCGAGAAGGTCTCGGCAGAGAAGATCCGTAATGAAGTGGCTAAGGGAACGATGATTATCCCAGCCAACATCAACCACGTTGAGTTGGAGCCGATGTGTATCGGTGTCGAAAGTCTTTGCAAGATCAACGCGAATATCGGGAATTCGGCACTGGTATCCAACGTTGATGAAGAGTTGCGCAAGCTACACACCGCGGTCCACTTCGGCGCGGATACGGTGATGGACCTTTCGACAGGCGGAGATATTCCGACGATCCGTGAGGCGATTCTGCGGCACAGCCCCGTGCCGATCGGAACGGTTCCGATCTATGAGGCGCTGAGCCGTGTGAAGCGTGTCGAAGACCTGAATATCGATCTGTACCTTGAAGTACTCGAAGAGCAGGCGCAGCAGGGCGTGGACTACTTCACGATTCATGCCGGTGTACTGATCCAGTACGTCCCGATGGTGGCTAAGCGCATTACCGGAATCGTTAGCCGTGGCGGCGCGATCATGGCGCAGTGGATGACCCACCATCACAAGCAGAACTTCCTGTACGAAAACTTCGACCGCATCACGAAGATTATGGCGAAGTACGATGTCAGCTATTCGCTGGGCGATGGTCTGCGTCCAGGCTCTGTCGCCGATGCGAGCGACGAGGCACAGTTTGCCGAATTGAAGACTCTGGGTGAACTGACGCGCGAGGCGTGGAAGAGCGATGTGCAGGTGATGATCGAAGGCCCTGGCCATGTTCCAATGGACAAGATCAAAGAGCAGGTGGACAAAGAAGTGGAGTACTGCGATGGTGCACCATTCTACGTGCTCGGACCGCTGGTTACCGATATCGCTCCGGGATACGACCACATTACGTCTGCGATTGGCGCAGCAATGATCGGATGGCACGGAGCCGCGATGCTCTGCTATGTGACTCCCAAGGAACATCTGGGATTGCCAAACGAGAAGGATGTGAAGGACGGCATTATCGCTTACAAGATCGCGGCCCATGCTGCGGACATTGCGCGTCATCGCCCCGGTGCTCGCGACCGTGACGATGCGATCAGCCATGCGCGGTACACGTTTGATTGGGACAAGCAGTTTGCGCTTTCTCTCGATCCGGACACGGCGCGCGGTATGCACGATGAGACGCTTCCGGATGACTATTACAAGGAAGCTGCTTTCTGCAGTATGTGCGGTCCGAAGTTCTGCTCGATGAACTGGTCGAGCAAAGTGGATGAGTTCAATGAGCGTGAGCACGGACTGAAGAAGCCAGACCTTACGCAGATCGTAACTGAGCAGATGGCCATGAGAGGCTAATCCAGACGAAGTAAATAAAAGGCCGCCCAAAAGAGGCGGCCTTTTATTTCTTGGCTAGATTACTTGCCAGCAGATTCAAGAATGCCTGCTGCTCGATTCAACGCTTCGGTCAGTTGAACTAACTGTTCTCGAGCACGAGTTGCATCCGGTGTGCTGATCGCTTCGTTAACTCCCGGGATCACAACGGCAGCGTAACCGGTGTACTCTCCGGGAGCGTAAATGGTGTGTTTATACCAGGGGCGATGAGGAAGCCCCTCGGGATTCAGTAAAGCCCCTTCTGCCTGGCGTAATGCGTTGTTAAGAGCTGCTGGATTTGAGGGAGGAGTCTGTTGATGAGTGCGAATCGCAGCCCCTGACGCTTCGAAACGGCGAGCTGCTTCTAAGGCCGGAGCGAAATCAAGATTCAACTTGTCGGCTGCCGCGTGTTTCTGTGCGGTTTCGATATAGCTGACGATCTCCTTGCCATAGAGTTCGTAGTCGTAAGGCAGCACGTCAGCATTGGCCATATGCAGGATCTGAAGGCCAAAGACGCGCGCCTGTTGCTGTTCATAGACGAAGGTAGGGTCAGCGAATTTGACGAACCAGTTGTAGTTATCAAAAGCGGAGTGATAGACCCCGTATGGTCCTTCAGAGCCTATGTCGGTTGAAGGGACTCCGAGATGCTGGATGAAGGGAGTGTAGTCGGAGCCGGAGCCAAGATCTCCCACACGAACATCATTGTCCACCTTCGCATTGAAGCGTGAGGGTCCTCCAGGAGTTCCTGCGCTGACCGACGTGCGGCGTCCGGCCTCGCCCTGCTGATCCAGCTTCCATTGCTCGTAGACGGTACCGCCCTTGGGCGAAGAGACCTGTTTGGTGACCTCGCGAACAAATTGTTTCAGCGACGGTACAGCAGAGGCCTTGAAGTCAGGTCCGGAGACTCCGACATCGGTGTTGAAGTAGGCGACTGCATGCGCGAGTTGCGCAGCATGTTGTTCAGCCCATTCCGTTGAACCCATTAGGCCCTCTTCTTCGGCGTCCCAGGAAGCAATTACGATACTCCGCTTCGGCTTCCATCCCTGCTTCAGCAGCTCGCCAAGGCCATGGACGGTTTCGAGCATGGCGGCCGTGCCGGAATTCGGATCGACGGCTCCGAAGACCCAGGCATCGCGATGGTTTCCAGCGACCACCCAATCATTTTTCTGCGCTGGGTCGGTGCCTTCGATTGTGCCGATCACGTCCCAGATAGTCCGCAGTGCTGTGTCCTGCTCCAGGTTCATATGAACTGTGACCTTATTGGTCCCACCGACGTGATAGGTGAAGGGAAGCGCCCCCTGCCATTCTCGTGGGGAAGTTGGACCGTCCAGATGTTTCAGAATAGGTGCAGCGTCCTTGTAGGAGATTGGATTCGCAGGAATGGAAGGCTGATTTCCTTTAAGTTCACTGAGAGGGATACGCTTCGAATCAGGAAGATCAGGGGTTGAAGCGATTCCTGGAGTTTGCGGGTCGCCAGGATAGATCGGAAGAAACTGAACGGAGCCTCGTTGCACTCCCGATTTCGGACGGTAAGGGCCTTTGGGATAGATATCGCCTCGGTAATAACCGTCGTCCGTTGGGTCGGAATAAATCAAAACCCCTTTAGCGCCGTATTGCTGTGCGATATACACCTTCACCCCGCGGAAATTGCCTCCATAGCGGACGAGGACGATCTTGTCCTTTATGCTGACTCCCATTTCGGCCAGTTTTTTGAAATCAGCAAGATTGCCGTAGTTGGCATAGACAACCTCTCCGGTAACGTCGCCAGAGGGTGAGGAACCGTTGAAGGCGGGGAAGATGCGTGGATCATTCTGGAACGGATCGCCGCCATATTCCTTTGGATCGACATGTTCCGGAGTCGGTCCGGACATCAACTTCTTGCCATCGTCCGTAAAGGCCTCGATTGAGATCTTTACGGGCTTATTGAGCAGAACTTTATAAGGAACGATCTGCGTCTCGAGTCCAGCGGCTTTGAATTTATCGGCTACATAAAGAGCCGTGGCGTAGTCTTCCTGCGAACTGGCCCAGTGGGGAGCTGCGGTCAGGATTTTGAGGTGCTCTCCCGCGAGTTTGGCGTCGGGAACAGCGAGAAAAGCGGCATCCCATTTGGCCTGCTGGCTGAAGTCGCGATAACCGAAGACTTGGGGTGCCTGGGCATAGGCAGAGAAAGAGGCGAGAAGAAGGGGGCAGGCCAGAATTCGGGCAGCAGCGCGCAAAAGAAGACCTCTAAAGAAATTTAGAGGTAGAGTATCGCATCCTGCGCGGTATTCCATAGACCGCGCAGGAAAAGCGATGTTTTAAGCGACGGGCTGGCTGCAGAACTTGCAGCGATGGGCTCCGAGAGGAATGTCGGAGAGGCATTCCGGGCACGGCTTTGTCGAAGCTGCTTCAGGTCCCTTAATACGAGCCAGTAACTTCTGGACCGGAAGCACCAGGAAGAAGTAAATGACAAAGGCGATGATGAGGAAGTAAATGATGGCATTCACGAAGTTCCCATACTTAATAGGGGTTCCGTTCAGATGGAAGACTAATGCCGAAAAATCAGGTTTACCGGCAACTGCAGCGATCAATGGCGTGATGATGTCGTCGACGAGGGATTTGGTGATGGCTGAAAAGGCAGCCCCGATAATGACTGCAACAGCAAGGTCGATGACATTCCCTCGAAGGACAAAGTCGCGAAAGCCCTTGAGCATGAGAGATTCCCCCATAAAGAAAAATCAAGATTTACTTACAAAGAATCAGGGCGAGTATACGACAAAGCATCGTGTCAAAAGCAAAAAGTTATTCTGAATGCGTGAGCCAGAGAGCATAGGGATACAGGAGAAAGAAGAGAATCATACTGAGCGCCATCAGGTCCATGTAGATGAGCAGTAGGACTCCTCCATGATAGAGATCCCAGCGAGGTCGCATGCATCGAACATGATCGATGGCTCCAGCGATGGCCCCCAGCGTAGGAAGGACGATCATGGGATTGGCCCGGTTGTTCGGAAAATCCGAGAGAAGGGCTGCTGCGCCGAGACTGAGAAGAACAAGAAGAGCTCCTCGAAGAACGGAGCGACGACGCGGATTGAAGAAGTTCAGAATCACCAGACTCTCTTCAGGGTAGAAGGTTTGCGGCAGACTTGGCGATAGGCGCCCCGTTCTTGTATGTGTGCAAGATATGATGAAGCCGGTCTACTCCTAACGTATCTTGAGGGAATAGAGACCGTTATAGGCTGGGAGAGGGTGTGAAGGCGATTGAAGAACATAGCGTAGAACCAGCGTGGAATCAGCCCATCCATGCGGCAGCACGGTACTCCTGGACTGCATTCGCATTTCTAATTCTGGCTGGCATCGCGATCCGCTTGTGGATGCTCTGCCTGGTTGCACATGCTCCTTTGGCTTCCGATTCCACTGACTACAAAGAAATGGCGGAGCTTCTTCTTGGGGGCAGGCGTTTTGTTCCGTATTGGCCCCCAGGCCTCTCTCTCTA
This portion of the Edaphobacter sp. 4G125 genome encodes:
- a CDS encoding YciE/YciF ferroxidase family protein, with protein sequence MKMFSGNIEDLRTLYIRNLKKALDMERKITNTLPKMIEKSTDQQLATAFHNHLRQTEGHVANIESLLRKATGKSDTEACKAMSSLVTESGNSIKDTSNATIRDITLIASAQQMEHHEMAIYGTLRTWASILGLAEDARILDSILSEEKAADKLLSSISGEVNLQAAA
- the thiC gene encoding phosphomethylpyrimidine synthase ThiC; protein product: MGTHGNHPSGNGTNGNGYKVPTGRAEWIVKRKAEAERTGDWNMSQMHFARKGLITEEMVFVAEREKVSAEKIRNEVAKGTMIIPANINHVELEPMCIGVESLCKINANIGNSALVSNVDEELRKLHTAVHFGADTVMDLSTGGDIPTIREAILRHSPVPIGTVPIYEALSRVKRVEDLNIDLYLEVLEEQAQQGVDYFTIHAGVLIQYVPMVAKRITGIVSRGGAIMAQWMTHHHKQNFLYENFDRITKIMAKYDVSYSLGDGLRPGSVADASDEAQFAELKTLGELTREAWKSDVQVMIEGPGHVPMDKIKEQVDKEVEYCDGAPFYVLGPLVTDIAPGYDHITSAIGAAMIGWHGAAMLCYVTPKEHLGLPNEKDVKDGIIAYKIAAHAADIARHRPGARDRDDAISHARYTFDWDKQFALSLDPDTARGMHDETLPDDYYKEAAFCSMCGPKFCSMNWSSKVDEFNEREHGLKKPDLTQIVTEQMAMRG
- a CDS encoding M28 family metallopeptidase codes for the protein MRAAARILACPLLLASFSAYAQAPQVFGYRDFSQQAKWDAAFLAVPDAKLAGEHLKILTAAPHWASSQEDYATALYVADKFKAAGLETQIVPYKVLLNKPVKISIEAFTDDGKKLMSGPTPEHVDPKEYGGDPFQNDPRIFPAFNGSSPSGDVTGEVVYANYGNLADFKKLAEMGVSIKDKIVLVRYGGNFRGVKVYIAQQYGAKGVLIYSDPTDDGYYRGDIYPKGPYRPKSGVQRGSVQFLPIYPGDPQTPGIASTPDLPDSKRIPLSELKGNQPSIPANPISYKDAAPILKHLDGPTSPREWQGALPFTYHVGGTNKVTVHMNLEQDTALRTIWDVIGTIEGTDPAQKNDWVVAGNHRDAWVFGAVDPNSGTAAMLETVHGLGELLKQGWKPKRSIVIASWDAEEEGLMGSTEWAEQHAAQLAHAVAYFNTDVGVSGPDFKASAVPSLKQFVREVTKQVSSPKGGTVYEQWKLDQQGEAGRRTSVSAGTPGGPSRFNAKVDNDVRVGDLGSGSDYTPFIQHLGVPSTDIGSEGPYGVYHSAFDNYNWFVKFADPTFVYEQQQARVFGLQILHMANADVLPYDYELYGKEIVSYIETAQKHAAADKLNLDFAPALEAARRFEASGAAIRTHQQTPPSNPAALNNALRQAEGALLNPEGLPHRPWYKHTIYAPGEYTGYAAVVIPGVNEAISTPDATRAREQLVQLTEALNRAAGILESAGK
- the mscL gene encoding large conductance mechanosensitive channel protein MscL, whose amino-acid sequence is MLKGFRDFVLRGNVIDLAVAVIIGAAFSAITKSLVDDIITPLIAAVAGKPDFSALVFHLNGTPIKYGNFVNAIIYFLIIAFVIYFFLVLPVQKLLARIKGPEAASTKPCPECLSDIPLGAHRCKFCSQPVA
- a CDS encoding permease, which gives rise to MILNFFNPRRRSVLRGALLVLLSLGAAALLSDFPNNRANPMIVLPTLGAIAGAIDHVRCMRPRWDLYHGGVLLLIYMDLMALSMILFFLLYPYALWLTHSE